A stretch of DNA from Cryptomeria japonica chromosome 4, Sugi_1.0, whole genome shotgun sequence:
ATGCTAGAAATGTGTAAGTGACATTTTGCCAATTTTTAAGACCTCAATTAAGGAATCACACAAGAATttctaaaaattaaatatttaatgtcTTCCCACATAGGATTTATTCTATCTTGAAACTTACTAGTAATGTGTAATATTCATTTCTAGATCTCTAGGTATAAAATTTAGGGACCTACATTCTCAAATGCAAAATCAATGAACATGAAGCACCTACTTGTTTGGCACTGTTAGGATGTTTTTGAAGCAATATGATTCGTGGATATTTTCCAAACCaaactaaaattaaaatagaaGACTTTTTTGGGTGATGTACAATTTATCTAACACCTTTGGATGCTACTGCATAAAACATCCAAGGTAATTTGATAAGTGACCTTGTCGGATCTCTAATGTTCAAGGAAGACCAATACAGTCAACCTCTTCTTGAGACAACCATAATGAATCTTTAATAGGCCTTCTTTTCCATTTGACCAAAATGCTTCTTATTTCAAGTGCTTCTTCACAAATGACAACCTTCCACTTGTCCATTTCCAACTGGTCAAATGAGACCAACAAGGACCTCTAGAGCTAGATACATTTTGAAATGATGAAGCCCTTGTTGATTACCTTGGACTTAGGGTCGACTTTCCTATTGGAGATCATAGAGCTAGCTTCACTATAGAACTTAATAGCATTTCTTGCTTTGGAGAGAGCACCAAGCTTTTTAGTTGCAAAAGtataacaataaataaaaaatattctagtGAAAGCCATACTACGGTTCTTTTAGGTTTTataaagtaaaaagaaagaacgtATGTAAAGGTCAAAATCTCCCTAAGGTTCCTGATGATGGAAGGCTTGATACTCTTATCCTTATTGTATATTGAGAGAGATCATGTGTGCTTGCAGAAAAAATAGAAGCAATCAATATTGGGACATGGAATAATTAGGGAATCATTCACTTAGAAGAATCATTGATAGCTTGAGAGAATCCCAATTTTGTCAAGTTCTTCCATGACCAACATATTAACTTTTCTTAATCATATGCCAACATGCCTAGGTTAGATCCTTACCTTGTCATATATCATTTGATAGTATTAGTAGGTGTTAAACCTACCAAGCAAAAgttacaaaatatgcatgcataGATTGTGCTCCTAGTTAAGGCTAAACTTCAAAAGTTATTACATATTGCTTTCATTAGACCTAATGAATATCTTGAGTGGCTCTCCAATATTTTACTAGTAACAAAACTATATGGGTGCATTAGGGTATGCATATACTTTAGAGACTTGAAGAAAGCTTATCCTAAGGATGACCTTTCTTTACCTAACATAGATATGATAGTTGATCTTACTATTGGACACACAATATTATCTCTCAAGGATGGATTTTTTTGTTACAATAAGATTAAAATTGCACATGAGGACCAACATAGAATAgctttcacatgtccttggggtacCTATTATTGAAGCATCATTCCTTTCAGTCTTAAAAATGTAGGACCtatatatcaaagagctatgaccatATTTTTTCATGCCATGATGCATATTTTAATGAAATAATATGTCGATGACATTTTAGGAAAATCACTCATGAGGGAAGACAAATTGAATACCCTAGATAAAATATTCACAAGGATTGAGAAACACAATGTCCGCTTAACCCCCCCAAAAAGTGCATCTTCAAAGTAACTTTAGGGAAACTCTTGGGATACATTGTCTCTCATAATGTCATAGAGGTTGATCCATCAAAGTAAAATCTATACTTGAGATGCCACCTcttaagaatatcagtcaactacaATCTTTACAAGGTAAACTAAAATCCATTTGTAGATTCATAGCATAACTAGGTAACAAGTGTCATCCTTTTACTCACTTGCTACATAATAATGTATTTTTCAAGTGGCATGATAAATGCCAACAAGCCTTTAAATTGTACATGCTTCATCAATATGTACTTGATGCTTGATGTTTCCCACCATCGTAACTAATACAAAAGATTGGAAAAATGACGAGACCTGCAATACAATGACATTCGTTTTCTTTCTATGATCCACTAATAAGGGTAGGTGTGAGCCATTCTCTATGTGTAGGTTAGTCAATCATTATGCACTTAACCCTGCTACGTTGAGAATGGACCTCTAGTGTAGTATGGGATACATCGAATCCTCTTCATAGTTGAGCCTTGATTCAAACCAATTACTAGTTTAGCCAATGACCTTGGccctttatatgaatttttttgacaTAACTTGTTAGGTCCACTAGGTTGGGGTTGATAAGACAATGGTTCTCTTGCTTGGGTTTGTTGTATCCATAAGAACACTAAAAGATAACTTAACAACCAAGATGATAAACATGACCATTCTAATTATGCTGAGagacatctacaatgacatcaaaatgtccataaaaaaaaatcaatttttgaaacaatttgacatgcaaatgacaggtaaatgcatgaaatatgccatgtttcagcttttatgaaaatgtttttttattactccaaataaaatagaacactCCCCAAAATTAAAGATTCATCCACCCATATAGGCCGCATATAAAGGATTCATGAACTGTGTCTGTACTTGTGGGTAATATGGTCTTTAAGTGATGTCAGTCAATTATTCCAACGGGTCCAGTGGCGCAGCAGAAAGAGCAGGAGCCACACCTTTCTTGCTGGATGTCGACATCCATTTGGAAAAACTCTTTAAGTGATATAAAAGTAGCAGGTTATATACGCGCTTCTATGGCCCATATGCTACTTGATTCATGACCTGAACGGGAAACCCTAACTGTTGTATCGTCTGAACATGCTGCGTAGCCGCTTCTGTTACTCTAAATTCCAGGATACCGAGACTTTCCTGGAAGCAATGAAAACAATTATTGTGACGCGTAAGGCTCAAATTATCTCTATAAATGGATGTAGATGGAGGGCATATCTTGTGCTCTGTACTGGGTAATACTTCTCCATTAATTTAAATCTCTGGATTTTTGTGACATAGGTCCTATGGGAATCTGTCTGTCTTCCCAAGTAATTGATCCTACTGTTAAGTTAGTAATGGAGGATGGGAGGTTGAAGGAGTTTGCTGACCCTGTGAAGGTAGAAGAAATATTGAGAGAAAGGCAAGGCTTCTTTCTCTGTCATTCTGATTCCATGGCTTTTGATCAGTATTTGACTCCTCTCAATGCACACGACGTACTGCAACTTGATGAACTGTATTTTGTCCTCcctgaaataaaattaaaatacccaTTACCCGCTTCAGAAATGGCCGCCATGGCCATAAAAGCCCTTTCTGCACTGGAACGAAGCTCGAGCAAAAGCCAAAGTCGGTCTAGAGTCATGCCTTTGGAGAAAATTGTTATGGATAGCCACCAAAACCAAAGAATTCCGTTAACAGACGGAATGGAAGAGTTCTGTGTTGCAGAAGAATCAGAGGTTTTAAAATGGAGACATGTGGGGTATGATTCGAGATCTGTTAAGAAATATAAGCGCTCATCGTCGAGAGGAAGTATGGCTTCACGAAAGGCATGGAAGACGAGACTTACCACAGTTCCCGAGGGATTCGCTTATTGAatgtttaagaaaaaaattaaaattaaattttgaattttctcaaaTTATAGTTAGACTTTATTGGCATATTTTTTGAGTTGAAATATCCGAAGACTATTCAGGTCTACACCCTGCTTTATTCTCTTTTGTATGTTGGTCTGTTTGTAGTACAGTTAGGTTGCCTCTCACAAGGAGTATAGAGTAGTTTCCTATAAGCCATCTGCACG
This window harbors:
- the LOC131047704 gene encoding uncharacterized protein LOC131047704, translating into MGICLSSQVIDPTVKLVMEDGRLKEFADPVKVEEILRERQGFFLCHSDSMAFDQYLTPLNAHDVLQLDELYFVLPEIKLKYPLPASEMAAMAIKALSALERSSSKSQSRSRVMPLEKIVMDSHQNQRIPLTDGMEEFCVAEESEVLKWRHVGYDSRSVKKYKRSSSRGSMASRKAWKTRLTTVPEGFAY